The proteins below come from a single Burkholderia humptydooensis genomic window:
- a CDS encoding SDR family NAD(P)-dependent oxidoreductase has protein sequence MTTPLEGQVAVVTGGARGIGRGIALALAAAGADILLADLLADLLADALDATARDVRALGRRAAALEVDVTQQAQVDAMIAHALDALGGLDIVVNCAGVIGIRPVAELTERDWDFVMDVNAKGTFLGCRAALPHLKAQGRGRIINVASIAGKEGFANLAHYSAPKFAVVGFTNALAKELARDGVTVNAICPGIVRTYMWDRLSDEWKQAGETVEESWQRHQLTLIPQGRAQTPEDMGRLAVFFATMDNVTGQAVNVDGGFTFH, from the coding sequence ATGACGACACCACTGGAAGGACAGGTCGCCGTGGTCACGGGCGGCGCGCGCGGCATCGGCCGCGGCATCGCGCTCGCGCTCGCCGCGGCCGGCGCGGACATCCTGCTCGCCGATCTGCTCGCCGATCTGCTCGCCGACGCGCTCGACGCCACCGCGCGCGACGTGCGCGCGCTCGGCCGGCGCGCGGCGGCGCTCGAGGTCGACGTGACGCAGCAGGCGCAGGTCGACGCGATGATCGCGCATGCGCTCGACGCGCTCGGCGGGCTCGACATCGTCGTCAACTGCGCGGGCGTGATCGGCATCCGGCCCGTCGCCGAGCTCACCGAGCGCGACTGGGATTTCGTGATGGACGTCAACGCGAAGGGCACGTTCCTCGGCTGCCGCGCGGCGCTGCCGCATCTGAAGGCGCAAGGACGCGGCCGGATCATCAACGTCGCGTCGATCGCGGGCAAGGAGGGCTTTGCGAATCTCGCGCACTACAGCGCACCGAAGTTCGCGGTCGTCGGCTTCACGAACGCGCTCGCGAAGGAGCTCGCGCGCGACGGCGTGACCGTCAACGCGATCTGCCCCGGCATCGTGCGCACGTACATGTGGGACCGGCTGTCCGACGAATGGAAGCAGGCGGGCGAGACGGTCGAGGAGTCGTGGCAGCGCCATCAATTGACGCTGATTCCGCAGGGCCGCGCGCAGACGCCCGAGGACATGGGCCGGCTCGCGGTGTTCTTCGCGACGATGGACAACGTGACCGGGCAGGCGGTGAACGTCGACGGCGGCTTCACGTTTCATTGA